The genomic window GTATTAAAATACATGCTTGGGGAAAGTTTAACTTGTCTGGCTTCATCTAATGTGTTCTGTCCAGTTGGGAACTGCACAGGAAAGGCCATGGCTTCAAGTTTAGGAACAGAGAAGAAGCCAACAGGTCTATTTCCTTGCGCGGGTGCAGTGCTAAATATTCCTTCACCATATGATAAAATGTCCTGTGCTATATCTGGTGGTTGCATACAGGTGTCTAGAACAAGACCAGGTCGAagttcttccttttctttctccataTCTTGTAAGGGCTCTTCATTTGACTGTTCAGGCTCCATTAGTTGGTTTACATCATGACATGGCTCAAGCAGTCCAGCTGTTGTATCCTCAGTGGTTCTTCTTTCTGGTACATTTTGCTGGTCGAAATTTCTGGGCAGTGCATCTTGAATATCTGCATCAGCAGTGTCATGTTCCGTCTCGATTATCTGATTACTTGTGGGATCAGCAAAAGTAGCTTCATCATCAATAGATACATCTTTGTATTCTGAATGCATCTCTTTTAGCTTTGATAATCCTGCTAACACATTCTTCATGTTTACAGTGTAGAAGTGTTGGTAACCTTTGAATCTGATGTGTCTCTTCAGTTGTACCTGCAGGAGCTGGGCTTCACTGTTAGGTCTGGGAAGACAGTTTACTGTGGTTTCCACATCCGATGGTACACATGTGGCTGCTTGTATCACACTGTTCACTACAAGCTGGGGCTGTGCTTCAGACTGTGGACCCTGCTGGAACTGTGTTACTAGTCGTCTGTATTTCTTCTTTATTCTCTGTGCACACAACTTTTTATAAATGGCAAAAGATGCAGTGGTAGCCATTTTGTGTCTCTGGTACTGGGCACAGCGCTGTATATGGTGCAGTCTGAATTGTGAGTCATTGTGATACCTGTCATAAAttgattttctctgtttgtgcCTGTAGTTTGGATCAGATGCATATTTTGTTCTTATGTATTTTTTCATTCTGCTTCGAAAGTCAGTATCCGTGTTGTACCTTTGGACCAGATATTGCTTCTGTCTGGTTTGAAAGTCAGTATCCGTGTTGTACCTTTGGACCAGATATTGCTTCTGTCTGGTTTTAAAGCTGGTATCCGTGTTGTCCTTCTGAACCACATattttttctgtctgatttGAAAGTCAGGATCCGTAGTATATCTTCTGATAATGTAGTCTCTCATTTTTTGTTGAAAATGACGATCACTTTGGTATCTCTTCACCTTGCAggcttttactttttcttgaATATGAGGATTGGCGTAATATTTTTTGGCTGATAACAGTCTTTGTTTACGGTAATGATAGTTTTCAGCATATTGAGTTTTCATAGCCTGTAATCTTTTCATTCGAAATTCACGACAGGAGGCATATCGTTCTCTTTCGTgtcttcttttgtttgtcttctttgCCACTTCTTCAGTTGAAGATTTGTCTTTAGCTTTTACATACTCCCTCTGACTTGTTTGAGCTTGACGAATAGCTTTCTTACGTTGTCGTTTATTTAATTTACTCACATTTCTTGCTGTTCGGGGGGTTTTAGCCATTTTGTCATCTGGTGAGTTTAAAGTATTGTCTAACATCGTCATGTGGGTTTTGGCTGATTCTGGTTCAGGCATTTGCGCAGTGGGATTCGTGATTTGTGGTTCATCATTTTGTGTTGATGATGTAGCTGTAGCTCCTGGTGTTGCCTGAGTTGACTGTCCAGGGGGTTCCGTGTGAGTGCTGACTGTTTTGAAAGAAACAGGCACAAACTCATATCGTGCATACTTGCCTTGATTTTGAAAAAGGTTATGCACGTGGGTGATCAGGTCATTCACATGAGTGAAAGTGAGCATGACTGCTGTTCCATTTGGCTGACGTAAACCCGCTGCACTTCTTGAATGTGAATCAAATAATCCATACCTCCCAGATTTGTCACGGAAAACCGCAATGCACTCAGGTGAGACCATGAGCAAAGCAAAGTTCACATCTGTTGACAGACATACAAGGCGACTAGCAAGAGGCAACCACCACTCTGTTCTTTGAGGACTGTTCTCTGCTGCTTCCAGATATCCATAACTTATGTCATCGATTTTCACACTGTAGACATTTGTGTCAGTATGAAGTTCTTTGGGCAGGTCCTCCATGGTCAGATGATCTCCTGCAGAAGATTTGTTTTAATGCAACAGTAGAGTGCATCTCCCTGTTCAAGGACCTTATCAAGTATGGCTGTGTTGAACTGGTATTCCTCATTAAGGTAGGCCAGGAATGTGAGGGCATTACATGTGCACTGATGATTTCGAGAGAATTCTGTGTACCTCTCATCACTCTGACAATGAGTTGCACTGACACTCCAAAAGGGCTGAACTGTGTTGCTCTGTAGCTCCTCCGTCAGTAGGTCTTCATTTGTGTCATGGAAAGGCTGATCAAGAAATGCAAAGGTGACACATACCGTATTATTGTTAAACATTTTATGATATGTGTTTCAAGGTTGagcaataaaatacatttaagtgTTGCTGCAATAATGTagaaaaatgttgtgtttttatttttttaagtgtcaaCGACTGAacgtagtgtaaagtgctttgggagCCTTGgagactaagtaaagcgctatacaaatacaggccatttaccatttttaattatgttaaaataattAAGCAATGTTCAGGCAAATTAATCCAAATTATATCACTCGTCAATCATAGTACAGCATCAGATATGCCAGAAAGAGAAAGGCAGAAAGACAGTGACAGGAacagtgagagtgagtgagagagagcagaggtgggaagtaaaaatgacaaatactTCAGATATCTGTAATTTGCTtgagtgctgttttttttaatgacctttAACGAAGGTCATATCTGTACCTTCTGCTCCTCATATTTTCAAAGCAGTTAATTTCTTTCAGTATAACACATTATTTTAGGTTGCTGCGGGCCTTCAAACATCAACTAAATTGCAGCctaaatacaaatatatgaaaGGAAATCCTGTTTACGTATTATTCGTAAGAGGATCTCAGATGCTCTTAAATTAGATGTAATTCGTTCACTGATTTCAGATTAAACCAGATGGTTCTGTACATGTGCCATAAAAACACGTTTCATAGTTGTGTTACATTTTGTaaagaaatgacacaaaattcAGTTACAGGTTAAATGTGATTGAAACAGAATACACTGACATCCatcttagaatagaatagaatagaatagaatagcctttattgtcattgtacagagtacaacgaaattggagtgccactcccttggtgcaagtttcaataataaatataaatgtaaaatataaaaagtacaaaaaaaacaatcgtaagtactcaaacaatagtatgtacaatatatacaggatagcagcattaatatgatgacagtatgaatagcagcataatataatgacagtgacggtatggaataggttcaattgtttttgtgcttatttactacagtgatagctctgggaaagaagctatccctgaatctgtttgtcctggttttatgtgacctgtaccgtcggcctgacggtaatagttcaaacagttggttgctggggtgagagtggtccttgatgatattgccagctctgctgaggtaccgagagtgtgcagtgacctccaggctgggcagagagcagccagtgatcttctgggctgtgttgatgaccctctgcagtactttcctgtctgcagctgagcaccctgcataccatgttgttatgctgtacgttaggatgctctctatggtggctctgtaaaatgtcaccagcagcctctcctccaggttgttcctcctgagcactctcagaaagtggagacgctgctgggcctttttaaccaccgctgtagtatttgcagtccaggagaggtcatcagatatctgcacgcccagaaacctcatggagtgtaccctctccacacagctcccgtgaatgtaaagtggggccgggtctgctctgcccttcctgaagtccaagataagttctttagttttcgtggtgttcagttggaggttgttaactgaacaccactcagtcagtctgttgacctcatctctgtagtccgactcatccccccttgagatgagtccaaccactgtggtgtcatccgcgaactttatgatggtgtttgagagatgggtaggggagcagtcggatgtgtagagcgtaaacaggaggggactcaaaacacatccttgtggagacccggtgctgagtgtgatggtgctggaccggtgggggccgagtctgacagactgtggtctatttgtcaggaagtccttgatccagaggcagatgggggtggagagtcccaggtgagacagtttctggaccaggatctccgggatgatatgattgaatgctgagctgaagtccagaaagagcattctcacatagcttcctcggtgctccaggtgactcagcgcagtgtggagcgctatggtgatagcgtcctcggtggaacgatttgtcctgtaggcaaattggtgggggtccagagtgggaggcagaccggccctgatgtgctgacagaccagtctctcaaagcacttcatcactacaggcgtaagtgcaacaggcctgtagtcatttgggctggccacagctgtcttcttggcgatggggatgatggtggaggttttgaggcagggcgggatggtgtttgatgacaaggaaaggttgaagattttagtgaagactccggtcagttcgtcagcacatgctctgagaacctttccatgtattccatcaggacctgccgccttcctgggattcactgaccttagaacacacctcacttggtgctccctaagtgttagtgtgccagtgctgggggcgggtggaagtggtgtggcagctgagggcttggtcgtctcaaagcgggcgaagaaacggtttagatcctcagccagtgagGCATCAGTCCTAGATGAGTGTCACAAAGccatgtttgtatttatttgcacTGCTTTTCACTGTGGATGTCAATTTATGTGAAGCTTTAAGTATTAAATggtataaatgtttttttctgaacaatatatatatatatatatatatatatatatatatatatatatatatatatatatatatatagaaatagCTAAATAGACAGAAATAGCTGTTGAGATGTCTGCATTTTAGGAATCTGaagaaagacatttaaaaatgtacatgttTAGTCTAACATTTTAGTATATTTAGTACGAGTTAGCAAGCATACTTAAGGTGAAAGACTAAATATCAACCCCGGTGATTATACAGCAAAGATCACATGTATACTAATTTGTTATAGACATTTGTGGACATACCTTTTTAGGTTGAGAATTTGATGCCGTGTGGAAATCATCAGTTGCCCAGACTCGTTTTGCTGGTGGACGAGTGTCTGAAATCTGATAATGGGTTACATACAGTTAATCAAAATTATAAAAACCTACTAAAAGAGTTGAAACAGAGTGTAACACTGGatactttaaagaaaacatgaaacagtAGTGATTACTAaacttacaataaaaaataaaaaaagcaataaaaaaaatcccagctgTTTGCATAACTACTAAGAGATTTGAAAGTGAGTGTAACTTTAGAAACTTTAACGAAAATATGGAACAGTAGTGGTTACGTAACTAACAAAGGGTATACAACAAAATTCTTGCTTGCATAATACTAACATGTAACCATATGTCTAACATTTAATGATAATGTAACTGTCCACTATAAATCCTTAATGGAGGAAgacgtttttttaaatttaccttGCTGCCTGGAGGACATAAGGAGGTGGGTCTATTCTCCGTTACCAAGGACAACCTGGCTGGTGCTGTCTGCTAACCCAGGAAAAACAGTATATAATGTTAAGACATTAAGTGACCTGACACATTAATTTCACTCTAAAATGCAATGCATGGCATGAACTGGTATGCCAGTTGGGTAACAGATCGTTTTTCTAGTGGATGTGTGTCTGAAATCTGATGAGAGGTTATGTACAGTTAGTCAAAATTATAAAACCTACTAACAGATTTGAAACAGAATGGAATATTTGATACTGAACAGTAGTGGTTACTAAACttacaaagcaataaaaaaaaatccctgctgTTTGCATAATGCTGAGATGTAACCATGAATATGTCTATAACATGTAATTGTAGTGTAATTGTCTGTTGTAAATTCTTAATAGAGGAATATTTTTTGATATTTACCTTGATACCTGGGGAACATAAGGAGGTGGGTCTATCCTGTGTTTCCAAGGATAACCTTGCTGGTGCTATCTGCTAACCCGGGGAAAAGGGTATAGAAGACATTAAGTAACCTGacacattcatttcatttaaatgctCTGCATACCATGCACTGTTATGCCAATTATGTGACATTATAACAAACAATCCTAAACTGTATGGGTAGGTGTTCTTAACTGTCTCAAACGTGTTTCGAAAACTGTTCAACTGTCTGTGATCACTACCATATCTTCATTACCTGGTCAGATGGAAAACTACTGACTGCCTCATCTTGGTTGTGGCCAGTGAGCATTGGGACAGCAGGATCGACCAGGTCAAGTGGTTTCCAGCGCTTCTTTTGTGCCTgggatcttttattttttctcggCATCTGGTAGAATgtcagcagaaaaacagaatattaattGTTGGCATTTCAAGCATGTGATCAGACCCAGCTTTCATTTTAAGTCAAGCATAATAACCAGGTAGCTGCATTGGTAACCAAAAGACTTTACAATGCAGTAAATCGACAAACAGTAAATGAATCAAAAATTCTGATGTATAccagcatttttttattttaaccctctGATACACAAGATGACTAcaagaaccaaaaaaaaaaaatctctcttttctttaaatagACATATTGATAGTGTCACTACCCGGTCTTAAGGCTTTGTTAAGTAAAGTTCCATAACAATTTGTATATTGTAATTGGGAAAGTGATTACCTTGAAAGTTGGGAGGCAGATTTGTTGACCACGACAATTACTCCATTTTGGTGTACAGTAATTGGGAAAGTAATTACCTTGCAAAGCTGGGAGGCAGTGTTGTTGCTGGGGCGCTGGTAGAATGCCAGCAGCAAGCAAACCCAGATGTTCACAGCTCCTACTTAACACCTTAAACTTTCCAAACAAATCTTACAAGAACATTTGGCAAAGTGATTGGCTTGCAAACCTAGGAGACAGTCTTGTTGCCCACAACAGTTTTGTTATAGAGTAATTGGAAAATTGGGTACCTTGCAAGGCTGACAGGCAGTCTCGTTGCTGGGAGGCGGTCTTGTTGCTGGGAGGCGGTCTTGTTGCTGGGGCTCTGGCAGAATGCCAGCAGCAAGCAGACCCAGATGGTCACAGCTCCTACTTAACACCTTAAACTTTGCAAACAAATCTCACAAGAACAATTAGCAAACTGATTGGCTTGTAAAGCTGAAATGTAGCCTTGTACTGTCTGGTTTAAATGTCCCACTGATAGACAAAGAGGAACTTTACTGTTTGGAAGGGAGTAAAAACAGTCGCCACTTAAAAGTTTTAATTACAAACGATACCTCTGGACTAAAGTGACATCCAAGTGCTAACCACACCATCATTTTGTAGATATCAGCGTCCAGACACAGAAAATCACTTTCAAAGTCAATTTCAAGCCGGAGAGGCTTACCTATGCTCAATATCCGCTAGCTAGCCACCACCGAGACAAAGGGCGTGAAATGTGATCGCCAGgatacacatacaaaaaaaataaataaaaaatcacttCGCTTCTTAAAAGTTTTAATTACAAACGATACCTCTGGAATAAAGTGACATCCAAGTGCTAACCTCCGCTAGCTAGCCACCACCGAGACAAAGGGCGTGAAATGCGATCGCCAAGatatacatacaaaaaaaaattcacttcGCTTCTTCAAAGTTTTAATTACAAACGATACCTCTGGAATAAAGTGATATCCAAGTGCTAACCACACAATCATTTTGTAGATATCAGCGTCAAGACACAGAAAATCCCTTTCAAAGTCAATTTCAAGCCGGAGAGGCTTACCTATGCTCAATATCCGCTAGCTAGCCACCACCGAGACAAAGGGCGTGAAATGCGATCGCCAAgatacacatacaaaaaaaatcacttcgCTTCTTAAAAGTTTTAATTACAAACGATACCTCTGGAATAAAGTGACATCCAAGTGCTAACCACACCATCATTTTGTAGATATCAGCGTCCAGACACAGAAAATCACTTTCAAAGTCAATTTCAAGCCGGAGAGGCTTACCTATGCTCAATATCCGCTAGCTAGCCACCACCGAGACAAAGGGCGTGAAATGCGATCGCCAGgatacacatacaaaaaaaatcacttcgCTTCTTAAAAGTTTTAATTACAAACGATACCTCTGGAATAAAGTGACATCCAAGTGCTAACCACACCATCATTTTGTAGATATCAGCGTCCAGACACAGAAAATCACTTTCAAAGTCAATTTCAAGCCGGAGAGGCTTACCTATGCTCAATATCCGCTAGCTAGCCACCACCGAGACAAAGGGCGTGAAATGCGATCGCCAAgatacacatacaaaaaaaatcacttcg from Astatotilapia calliptera chromosome 20, fAstCal1.2, whole genome shotgun sequence includes these protein-coding regions:
- the LOC113013437 gene encoding uncharacterized protein LOC113013437 isoform X5 encodes the protein MPRKNKRSQAQKKRWKPLDLVDPAVPMLTGHNQDEAVSSFPSDQTAPARLSLVTENRPTSLCPPGSKISDTRPPAKRVWATDDFHTASNSQPKKPFHDTNEDLLTEELQSNTVQPFWSVSATHCQSDERYTEFSRNHQCTCNALTFLAYLNEEYQFNTAILDKVLEQGDALYCCIKTNLLQEII
- the LOC113013437 gene encoding uncharacterized protein LOC113013437 isoform X4, producing MPRKNKRSQAQKKRWKPLDLVDPAVPMLTGHNQDEAVSSFPSDQQIAPARLSLETQDRPTSLCSPGIKTAPARLSLVTENRPTSLCPPGSKISDTRPPAKRVWATDDFHTASNSQPKKPFHDTNEDLLTEELQSNTVQPFWSVSATHCQSDERSHTDGPKYGYQHLQQEVQVSPLVTFFNVLLFY
- the LOC113013437 gene encoding uncharacterized protein LOC113013437 isoform X3, whose amino-acid sequence is MPRKNKRSQAQKKRWKPLDLVDPAVPMLTGHNQDEAVSSFPSDQIAPARLSLETQDRPTSLCSPGIKTAPARLSLVTENRPTSLCPPGSKISDTRPPAKRVWATDDFHTASNSQPKKPFHDTNEDLLTEELQSNTVQPFWSVSATHCQSDERYTEFSRNHQCTCNALTFLAYLNEEYQFNTAILDKVLEQGDALYCCIKTNLLQEII
- the LOC113013437 gene encoding uncharacterized protein LOC113013437 isoform X2; this translates as MPRKNKRSQAQKKRWKPLDLVDPAVPMLTGHNQDEAVSSFPSDQQIAPARLSLETQDRPTSLCSPGIKTAPARLSLVTENRPTSLCPPGSKISDTRPPAKRVWATDDFHTASNSQPKKPFHDTNEDLLTEELQSNTVQPFWSVSATHCQSDERYTEFSRNHQCTCNALTFLAYLNEEYQFNTAILDKVLEQGDALYCCIKTNLLQEII
- the LOC113013437 gene encoding uncharacterized protein LOC113013437 isoform X6; this translates as MPRKNKRSQAQKKRWKPLDLVDPAVPMLTGHNQDEAVSSFPSDQQIAPARLSLETQDRPTSLCSPGIKTAPARLSLVTENRPTSLCPPGSKISDTRPPAKRVWATDDFHTASNSQPKKPFHDTNEDLLTEELQSNTVQPFWSVSATHCQSDERRSSDHGGPAQRTSY
- the LOC113013437 gene encoding uncharacterized protein LOC113013437 isoform X1, translating into MRGDHLTMEDLPKELHTDTNVYSVKIDDISYGYLEAAENSPQRTEWWLPLASRLVCLSTDVNFALLMVSPECIAVFRDKSGRYGLFDSHSRSAAGLRQPNGTAVMLTFTHVNDLITHVHNLFQNQGKYARYEFVPVSFKTVSTHTEPPGQSTQATPGATATSSTQNDEPQITNPTAQMPEPESAKTHMTMLDNTLNSPDDKMAKTPRTARNVSKLNKRQRKKAIRQAQTSQREYVKAKDKSSTEEVAKKTNKRRHERERYASCREFRMKRLQAMKTQYAENYHYRKQRLLSAKKYYANPHIQEKVKACKVKRYQSDRHFQQKMRDYIIRRYTTDPDFQIRQKKYVVQKDNTDTSFKTRQKQYLVQRYNTDTDFQTRQKQYIRTKYASDPNYRHKQRKSIYDRYHNDSQFRLHHIQRCAQYQRHKMATTASFAIYKKLCAQRIKKKYRRLVTQFQQGPQSEAQPQLVVNSVIQAATCVPSDVETTVNCLPRPNSEAQLLQVQLKRHIRFKGYQHFYTVNMKNVLAGLSKLKEMHSEYKDVSIDDEATFADPTSNQIIETEHDTADADIQDALPRNFDQQNVPERRTTEDTTAGLLEPCHDVNQLMEPEQSNEEPLQDMEKEKEELRPGLVLDTCMQPPDIAQDILSYGEGIFSTAPAQGNRPVGFFSVPKLEAMAFPVQFPTGQNTLDEARQVKLSPSMYFNTRLFSADTRFATDQSYLFFAQFVTETHMASNSMSIQLRKGKAITKDERKISNRMLQNKDEVEKLINNKDATRFMKPLRGTPAYWEKALKDLHAMVRQLGKPTFFLTFSAAEMRWPEVVEVIKTQQGEQVDFSQLDWNTKCEILRSNPVTVMRLFEKRVDALMTTLILSPAQPIGEVEDYFYRVEFQARGSPHIHLLVWVKDAPEFGSDLEDHVYKFIDKYITCKMPDQNADPELHKIVSEVQVHSRNHSRSCKKGNVSCRFGFPKLPVDQTMITFPSPDDDDDDHNDKQHSTSKEKGTNEKQKNRRMALAKKMKEAKEKLQPLRDLLCDPNSSFEDLSELLHKCKLTYEQYLDCVFNLSNGHVILLKREPNDCWVNAYNADLLRAWNANMDIQYVIDDYSCLMYMMSYVSKPEFEMTQFLNGVIQEVKKSNVNERDEMKQIMQAYAKHREVSAQESVARTCSLPLKKCSRSVVFI